Sequence from the Thermocoleostomius sinensis A174 genome:
CCCTGTCGAGTGCTGCGATCGGTGTAAATACCTCACTTAAACACGCCCGATTCGGTGAGTTCGCGTACCTGGGCTTGCCGATCTTTGTTAGGTGGGAAGAACCGATCGCTGATATTTTTGGTGATGATATACAGCATCGGTACAACAAATAAACTGAGGAATGTTGCTACGAAGAAACCGCCCACCAGAGCAGTTCCCAACGACTGTCGGCTTTCTGCGCCAGCCCCCACTGCAATCACCAACGGGAAGAAGCCAATAACGCTGGAAATTGCTGTCATCAGAATCGGTCGCAGCCGTTCTTGCGAGGCCTCGATCGCTGCCTGCACCGTAGACAAGCCCTCATCGCGCAGTTGGTTGGCATATTCCACAATCAGAATCGCATTCTTACTGGCTAAACCAATCAGCATCACCAAGCCAATTTGGCAGTAAACGTCATTGGCAAATCCGCGCAGAAACACGGCTAACAATGCACCGAGAATTGCTAGCGGTACTGAAAACAGAATAATCACCGGATCGAAGAAGCTCTCATACTGGGCGGCTAACACTAGGAAGACCATAATCAGTCCCAGCCCAAAGATAATCGGAGCCTGCCCACCCGACTCAATCTCTTCTAATGCTGTACCTGTCCATTCATAGCCCAAGCCAGCCGGAAGCACCTGTGCCGCCGTTTCCTCCATGGCTCGAAGTGCCTGACCAGAACTGCTGCCCGGAGCCGCATTGCCTTGAATGGAGATCGATCGAAACAGGTTGTAATGAGTAATGGTTTGTGCACTTGTGGTTGGCGTCAACGTCACCAGATTGCCCAGTTGCACCATTTGTCCGGGTTCGCCATTTTGCCCCTGTGCTCGCACATAAAATTGGCGGATGCTTTCAGGATTCGATCGAAACTGCTCGTCGGCTTGTAGGTATACCCGATAGGTGTCTTGCTCGAGGGTAAAGTCATTCACATACTGCGAACCTAAAAAACTTTGCAATGTACTAAAAATATCGTCAATGTTAACGTTGAGGGCCTTGGCTCGATCGCGGTTCACCTCTACCAATAATTGGGGCGTATTGGCGGTGTACGTGGAAAACACTCCCTCCAAATTCGGGTTTTGGTTGGCTGCTCCAATAAATTGGTACATACTGCCCACAAACTGATCTAGCGACAGGTTGCCGCGCCGATCTTGAAGCTCCATTTGGAACCCGCCGTAGTTGCCCAATCCTTCGATTGACGGCGGCACGAGGGCAAAAATTCGCCCCTGCGGAATGCCAAAAAACTGCGGCTGTACGCGTCCAATAATGCCTTGAACGTTCTGATCGGCTCCGCTGCGGTCCTCCCACGGCTTCAGCAAGGTAAACATAATGCCCTGGTTGGGAGCACTGCCTGCAAAGCTAAAGCCTGTAACAGCAAAGTTCGAGGCTACTTCTGGCTGTTGACGCACGATCGCATCCACCTGATCGAGAATCCGTTTGGTGTAATTCAGCGATACGCCTTCGGGAGCCTGAACGATCGTGATGAAATAGCCTTGGTCTTCTTCGGGCAAAAAGCCAGAGGGAACCGTGCGATAGAGCCAGCCCGTAAACAGCAGTAACGCTACAAACACCGCTAAGACAAGATATTTCAAGCGCACCAGAAAATTTAGCGAACCTCGATAGCGCTGCCGCACCCAGTCTAAGCCTTGGTTAAACTTGGCAAACAGTCGCCCCAAGAAGTTGCGGTTTTCTGGGCGTTGTCGTAGTAGTAAGGCTCCCAAGGCTGGCGAAAAGGTCAGGGCATTGAAGGTAGAAACGACGATTGCAAAGGCAATTGTTAAGGCAAATTGGCGATAGATCGCTCCAGTTGTGCCGGGAAAAAAGGCCACCGGAATGAATACCGCCATCAGCACCAGCGACGTTGCAATCACGGCTCCGGCCAGTTCTCGCATGGCTTCTACAGCGGCTTTCACAGGCGGAATCCCCTGGTCTTGCACCTTAGCTGCGATCGCTTCGGTCACTACGATCGCATCGTCTACCACCACCCCCGTTACCAGCGTCAAACCAAATAATGTCAGAGTGTTGAGTGAGAAGCCAAAAATTCGAGTGAAAATGAATGTCCCAATCAGTGAGATTGGAATGGCCAATGCTGGAATCAACGTGGTGCGCCAATCTTGCAGGAACAGGTAAAGAATGATCACCACCAGCAGAATCGCCGTCAGCAGAGTGACGACCACTTCTCTGAGTGAAATTGAGACGAAGGTAGTAGTGTCAAACGCCACAGCATAGTTTAACCCCGGCGGAAAGGATTCCTTCAGGCGCTCGAGTTCGGCTTGTACTGCTTGCGCCGTTTCCAGAGCATTGGTTCCCGGTCGCTGCAAAATTCCCAGACCGATCGCTTCGCGCCCGTTGTAGGTTAAGAAAGAGCTATAGTTTTCCGCTCCTAATTCCACCCGTCCCACATCTCGCACTCTAACCAAACTGCCCGCATCGCCCGTGGATAACACCAGATTCTCGAACTCTTCCACGCTGCGCAAGCGGCTCACCGCCCGCAGGTTCAGTTGGTATTCTTGTTCCTCTGAGGTGGGTTGTTGTCCGATCGCCCCAGCCCCCACCTGAATATTCTGTTCGCGAATGGCATTTGCGACATCCTGCACCGTCAAATTACGGCTGGCCAGACGATTGGGGTCGAGCCAGAGCCGCATCGCATAGCGTCGTTCACCGAAAATCTGAATATCTCCAACCCCATCAATGCGCCGCAGTGCCTCCACCATGAAGGTGTCTGCGTAGTTACTCATGAACAGCGGATCATATTCACCGTTGTCGGCATAGATGGCGATCGCATTCAGGAAATTGCTGTTCTGTTGGTTAACTGTGACGCCCGTTTGAATCACCGACTCAGGCAACTGCGGTTCCACACGAGCCACCCGATTTTGCACATTCACCGTGGCAATGTTTGGATCAACGTTTGATGCAAAGGTGACGGTAATTTGGCTTGTGCCATCGCTGCCACTGGTGGAGCTAATGTACCGCACCCCCTCAATCCCATTAATTTCCTGTTCCAGGATATTCGTCACTCCGGTTTCCACCGTTTCGGCATCTGCCCCAACGTAATTAGAGGTAATCACGACCTGCACTGGGCTAATGCTGGGAAATCGAGCGATCGGTAGCGTGGGGACAACAACGATGCCCAAGAAGACAATGATGAGAGTACAGACGATCGCAAAAATTGGTCGCTTGATGAAGAAATTAGAGAACATAAGTTCTGAAGCTGGGGAGGGGACAGAGGAAAAACGGGCAGCCAGCGATCGAGATAATACCTTTGTTCTAAAAGACTACGGACTGTGGATAGATATCTGCATCACCCGATCGGACAATTTAAGGTGCTGATTGTTAGTGTACTAATTTTTTACAATCGACCCAAAGACACGATGTCAAACCTAGTCTAGCCAGGGGGTTGCTCTAGTCCAGGTTGTCCTGGTGGTCCACCTGGAGGACCAGTCATGATGGGGGCACCGTCCATCAGGTTCAAAACTCCTGATGTAATGACCTGATCTCCTGCTTCCACTCCCGACAACACCTGATAATTATTGCCTTGGATACTACCCAAGCTCACAGGCTGTTGCCGCGCGATCATTTGCGGTTGCCCGTCCGGACTCGGCTCGCCCGGTTCAGCCATATACACAAACGTTTGTCCAGCGATGCGTGTCACGGCCGATGTGGGAATGAGGATGCCGGGACCGCTTTCCCAGATAATACGGGCCCTGACAAACTGTCCATCCTTGAGGTTGCCGTCATTAGGAAAACTGGCTTTGGCTAACACCGCCTGATCGGTAGTGTTCACTTCTGGTGAGACGAAGCTAATTTCTCCGTTCACCAAAGGCGTACCTAAGTTATCAACTAGCTCAACAGGTAGTCCCACACGCAGTTGATCGGCTCGTTCGATCGGCACGGAAATATTTAAATCCAGCACTTGGTTCTGGATGATGCTTGTGAGAACGTCTTGAGTTGACACCACATCACCCACCCTGACTGGAATGTTGCCAACCACGCCGGCAATGGGGGCATTGATTTCAGTATCGCTGAGGTTAGATCGAGCTACGGCTTGATCAGCTTGGGCCCGATCGAACTGTGCTTGGGCTTGGTTCAGTTCTGCCTGAGCCACCCCAACGTTGTCTTCTGCTGCTCGCAGGGCCGCGATTGCTGTATTGCGCCGATTGGTGGCTTGATCTAGAGCTTGTTGCGATTGGGCGCCTTCTGCGGCCAGTTGTGCCGTTCGTTCATATTCAGTCGTTTGCAGTTCTACATCCGCGGCGGCCCGATCGCGCTCAGCTATCGCCGCTTGCACCCTGGCGCGAGCCGTGTTTACCGCCGCCTGGGCTGCACTGACATCAGCTGCTGCACCACTGACTTGGGCTTGATTCACATCCGACTTGAGTATCAGAATCGGCGTTCCAGCCTCAACCCGTTGTCCTGGTTGAGCCAGAATGGAGACAATCCGTCCTTCGGTTTCAGGGCGCAACTGTACTCGCTCTTGAGCTTCCAGGGCCCCAACAAACTCAGAGCTTTCCTGCACTCTAGCTGTTTCAACTTGTTGGACTTCCACCAATGAAGGTGGCATTCCTTGCTCTTGGGTTGCAGACTCATTGCTGCACGCACTGGTGAACACAGAGGCAATGAGGGCGGCACCAATCAACCGAGTGGAGAGAGAAAAGGGAACTTTTACCATTGGATAGCAGGAACCTTTAAGTAGCGTTCGAGAAAGTTACGAGACCAGTTACGAGACCATTTATAAGCAATTTACAAGTGTGATAGGAGTGCCATAACTGTAAAAGCGATCAAAGCTTGCTATATCAGTGCCGATCGATAACTTCCAGCCAATCGAGCCTGTCATGCTCGGGTGAGGTAAATCGGGTAAAATCGAGCGAGTGTTTTTGAAGTTGGGGCATAAAGTGAGGGCATCCGCCATTAAATCTTGCGATCGATACCTTTCGTTAAAGCTTTCATTAAAACTGTTAGAAAACTAATGAACCTCCGATGGAATTCGGTGCAAGTAGTGAACTCCTGGGGGCACAATTCGATTAAATAAATATAAAGATAATGTTACACAGCTTGCCATAGAAGTCATCCCACTGGGATCGTCCAGTTGGGTGATTGGTTGAAAGGGATTCACCTACGCTATCGCACGAGTCCATGTGGAACTGTCGCTGAAGTAGCACGTCATGCGGAGGACAGGGGGTAGGGGTTGGAGGTTCGCGCTGTAAGCGGTAGTTGCAGGAATTCGTCGCCGGGACAGGAAGATCGAGGAGGTGGGGAAGAGGCTAGGTGTTTTGCATCTTTGCAGAGTAGAGTATTATCTTGCTTTGAAGTGTCTGATGAGTGTGGGTCTGAAATGTTACGTGATGGTGGAGAGGAGCCGTGAATAGCAAGGCAGCGATCGACAAAGGTAGAGTCCGGCACGTCGGATCACACCGAGATTGGGAGAATTATCGCGACCTCGTGATTGTGCTGCTGCAACGCGAGTTGAAGGTGCGCTACAACAACAAACTACTGGGTTATTTATGGTCGATTGCCAATCCCCTCACCTCAGCGCTGGTTTATTTTGTGGCGTTTGGATTGATCATGCGCGTGCGAGAGCCAAACTATGTGTTGGTGCTGGTCTCTGGGCTATTTCCATGGCAGTGGTTTTCTAACTCGGTGGGTTCGGCTCCCAACCTATTTGTGGGCAGTGCCTCGCTGATCAAGAAATTAAATTTTCCCAGAAATATTGTGCCGTTGTGCGCTGTGTTGAATCATATGATTCATTACATTGCCTCGGTTCCGGTGATTATCCTGTTTCTGTATATCTATCAGCAGTCGCCTCATTGGTCTTGGCTGTATGGGTTTCCAATTTTACTGCTGATTCAGCTTGTTATGGTATACGGCATTGCCTTGGGGCTGTCATCAATCAATTTATTCTTTCGTGATCTTGAGCGACTGACCAGCATCATTACGCATTTCTTGTTTTTCTTGACTCCGGTTCTCTACACCCTCGATCGCTTTCCACCGCAATATCACAAGTTGGTGGTGCTGATGAATCCGGCAGCGGGCTTGATGGTTAACTGGCGACAACTGATCATGGAGGGCACGCTTAACCCATTCTATGTTTTAGTGAGTATGGTCTATGCGGCTCTATTTTTTGTCATTGGCTATGCCGTCTATAAGCAGCTTTCCTGGAAATTTGCCGAATTGCTATGAGAGATCCCGTTATCAGCTTTCACAACGTCAGTAAGTCATATCCGCTCTATCGTCGGTTGCGCGGCGTCAAAAACTTTTTCTTCAACTTTGCCACTAGCCTCAAGACCATGAAGGACGATCGCTATGAGGCCCTGCGGGACATTAATTTTGAAGTGTACGAAGGTGAAAAATTTGGCATTATTGGCCGCAACGGGGCTGGTAAAAGCACCACGCTAGGTCTGATTGCAGGAGTCCTCAAACCCGATCGCGGTACAGTCATTGTGAGAGGGCGAATTTCGCCGCTGTTGGCATTAGGAGCCGGATTTCACCCAGAGCTAACCGGCCGCGAAAACATTGTCCTCAATGGCGTGTTGATGGGATTGACCCGTAAAGAAGTGGCACGGAAAATGGAGGAAATTATTGATTTTTCAGAGCTAGGCGAGTTCGTCGATCGTCCCATCCGAGTTTATTCCAGCGGCATGCTGGCACGGTTGGGCTTTTCGGTAGTGGCACATTTAGACCCAGAAATTTTGCTGATTGATGAAGTGTTGGGCGTGGGCGATATTCGCTTTCAGCAAAAGTGTCTTAATAAAATGATGAGCTTCAAGGAAAGTGGTGTGACGATGGTCTTAGTCACCCATTCGGTAGCTAGCGTAGTGAATATCTGCGATCGGGCCATGTGGATTGAAGATCATGTGGTGCGGATGATTGGCGATCCGATCGAAGTAGTGGAAGGCTATTGTGAAGCGGCTGGTGTTCCCATCAATTTAAGCGCCGTCAATAAATCTGCGTTGTAATTCGTTTGATTCAAGTTTTGAGTTAATCAGCTACCTATCCGTTGCCAACTGTATGAGAGAATTTCCTGCCCAATATGACCTCAGCGCCAACGACGCCCTGTATTTTTCGCATATTCCCAAAACCGCTGGCATGACCTTCCGGACGATCGTGGAAGACCAGTTTCATGTCGATGAGATTTGCCCAGCTACGCTAAATGCCCAACTGGCGAAGCTCTCCGCCGAATCAATCCGTAACTATCGCCTGTTCCGGGGACATTTAGGGTTCATCAATCTGCCGCAATTGTTGGCTGGCAAAGAAATTATCAACGTCACGGTGTTGCGCGAACCCGTGTCCCGGGTCATTTCTCACTATGACTACATTCGGCGGATGCCCGGCGACCCTCACTATCCGGCTGTCAAAGATATGACGCTAGAGGAATTCTCCCAAAAGCTGACCGCAGGTAAGGTGGGCAAGAATATTCAAACCTATCATGTTGCCAAAACGCTGAAGTTTGATCTTGATCAATTGACGCCGGCCGAAACCCTCGACGTTGCTAAGCAGAGCCTCGATCGCTTTGCCTTTGTGGGACTGGTGGAACGGTTTCAGGATTCGCTGTTCTTACTATCTTACATTTTTGGCTGGAAGCCTATCATCAATACCCGCAAAGAAAATGCTGCCAAGTCTAAAAAGGGCTTGACCGATATTCCCGCTAGCACGATCGAGGTCATTAAACAAAACACGGCGCTGGACGCTGAACTGTATCTCTATGCAAAAGAAATCTTTGAGCAGCGGTTTTCGCAAATGGTGACGGATCTGGTGCAGCGCTTTGGCGCAGACTGTGGGCTAGATCCTGCAACCACCGAAGCCAATCTCACCGAGGCACAACTAGCCCAACTGGTGGAGCTCCACTATCAACAGCGCTATGCCAAGTTGGAAAAACCTAGTTCGACCTCCTACGTGTACGATTTTTGTTTGCCGCTGCGAGGTACAGGCTGGCAACGGCGGGAACTACCCACCAACCAGCCTACTTATCGCTGGACAGGGCCCGGTACAACTTCGACGCTGGATTTGCCCGTGAAGGCAGATGTAGACAGCGATTTTTTGCTA
This genomic interval carries:
- a CDS encoding efflux RND transporter permease subunit, whose translation is MFSNFFIKRPIFAIVCTLIIVFLGIVVVPTLPIARFPSISPVQVVITSNYVGADAETVETGVTNILEQEINGIEGVRYISSTSGSDGTSQITVTFASNVDPNIATVNVQNRVARVEPQLPESVIQTGVTVNQQNSNFLNAIAIYADNGEYDPLFMSNYADTFMVEALRRIDGVGDIQIFGERRYAMRLWLDPNRLASRNLTVQDVANAIREQNIQVGAGAIGQQPTSEEQEYQLNLRAVSRLRSVEEFENLVLSTGDAGSLVRVRDVGRVELGAENYSSFLTYNGREAIGLGILQRPGTNALETAQAVQAELERLKESFPPGLNYAVAFDTTTFVSISLREVVVTLLTAILLVVIILYLFLQDWRTTLIPALAIPISLIGTFIFTRIFGFSLNTLTLFGLTLVTGVVVDDAIVVTEAIAAKVQDQGIPPVKAAVEAMRELAGAVIATSLVLMAVFIPVAFFPGTTGAIYRQFALTIAFAIVVSTFNALTFSPALGALLLRQRPENRNFLGRLFAKFNQGLDWVRQRYRGSLNFLVRLKYLVLAVFVALLLFTGWLYRTVPSGFLPEEDQGYFITIVQAPEGVSLNYTKRILDQVDAIVRQQPEVASNFAVTGFSFAGSAPNQGIMFTLLKPWEDRSGADQNVQGIIGRVQPQFFGIPQGRIFALVPPSIEGLGNYGGFQMELQDRRGNLSLDQFVGSMYQFIGAANQNPNLEGVFSTYTANTPQLLVEVNRDRAKALNVNIDDIFSTLQSFLGSQYVNDFTLEQDTYRVYLQADEQFRSNPESIRQFYVRAQGQNGEPGQMVQLGNLVTLTPTTSAQTITHYNLFRSISIQGNAAPGSSSGQALRAMEETAAQVLPAGLGYEWTGTALEEIESGGQAPIIFGLGLIMVFLVLAAQYESFFDPVIILFSVPLAILGALLAVFLRGFANDVYCQIGLVMLIGLASKNAILIVEYANQLRDEGLSTVQAAIEASQERLRPILMTAISSVIGFFPLVIAVGAGAESRQSLGTALVGGFFVATFLSLFVVPMLYIITKNISDRFFPPNKDRQAQVRELTESGVFK
- a CDS encoding efflux RND transporter periplasmic adaptor subunit; protein product: MVKVPFSLSTRLIGAALIASVFTSACSNESATQEQGMPPSLVEVQQVETARVQESSEFVGALEAQERVQLRPETEGRIVSILAQPGQRVEAGTPILILKSDVNQAQVSGAAADVSAAQAAVNTARARVQAAIAERDRAAADVELQTTEYERTAQLAAEGAQSQQALDQATNRRNTAIAALRAAEDNVGVAQAELNQAQAQFDRAQADQAVARSNLSDTEINAPIAGVVGNIPVRVGDVVSTQDVLTSIIQNQVLDLNISVPIERADQLRVGLPVELVDNLGTPLVNGEISFVSPEVNTTDQAVLAKASFPNDGNLKDGQFVRARIIWESGPGILIPTSAVTRIAGQTFVYMAEPGEPSPDGQPQMIARQQPVSLGSIQGNNYQVLSGVEAGDQVITSGVLNLMDGAPIMTGPPGGPPGQPGLEQPPG
- a CDS encoding ABC transporter permease, with the translated sequence MNSKAAIDKGRVRHVGSHRDWENYRDLVIVLLQRELKVRYNNKLLGYLWSIANPLTSALVYFVAFGLIMRVREPNYVLVLVSGLFPWQWFSNSVGSAPNLFVGSASLIKKLNFPRNIVPLCAVLNHMIHYIASVPVIILFLYIYQQSPHWSWLYGFPILLLIQLVMVYGIALGLSSINLFFRDLERLTSIITHFLFFLTPVLYTLDRFPPQYHKLVVLMNPAAGLMVNWRQLIMEGTLNPFYVLVSMVYAALFFVIGYAVYKQLSWKFAELL
- a CDS encoding ABC transporter ATP-binding protein encodes the protein MRDPVISFHNVSKSYPLYRRLRGVKNFFFNFATSLKTMKDDRYEALRDINFEVYEGEKFGIIGRNGAGKSTTLGLIAGVLKPDRGTVIVRGRISPLLALGAGFHPELTGRENIVLNGVLMGLTRKEVARKMEEIIDFSELGEFVDRPIRVYSSGMLARLGFSVVAHLDPEILLIDEVLGVGDIRFQQKCLNKMMSFKESGVTMVLVTHSVASVVNICDRAMWIEDHVVRMIGDPIEVVEGYCEAAGVPINLSAVNKSAL
- a CDS encoding sulfotransferase family 2 domain-containing protein, giving the protein MREFPAQYDLSANDALYFSHIPKTAGMTFRTIVEDQFHVDEICPATLNAQLAKLSAESIRNYRLFRGHLGFINLPQLLAGKEIINVTVLREPVSRVISHYDYIRRMPGDPHYPAVKDMTLEEFSQKLTAGKVGKNIQTYHVAKTLKFDLDQLTPAETLDVAKQSLDRFAFVGLVERFQDSLFLLSYIFGWKPIINTRKENAAKSKKGLTDIPASTIEVIKQNTALDAELYLYAKEIFEQRFSQMVTDLVQRFGADCGLDPATTEANLTEAQLAQLVELHYQQRYAKLEKPSSTSYVYDFCLPLRGTGWQRRELPTNQPTYRWTGPGTTSTLDLPVKADVDSDFLLEFRIICPQVTPPDILNSLSVKINGQPIAIDILHSDRGTRFFQGLVPKAYLNHRSPFTECSFTVNRVSSLNENNPLDPDTRPVGLAFNFVQLFPVNLRQQRSALTPFFEFESWRSTVDFLQKHAPADETVIAPLIFRVELENIVQDYAAFLKQTDATWVVIHKGRVDQIDPVLLKLMRRGFAPVFANDVFIIYSTHSLPKLTYLSTHVKPLYVDRLKTHTRNAVRLVYRKVKAQQIQS